Genomic window (Leptotrichia sp. oral taxon 212):
ATAGAGGAAATAATTAATATAAAGGGAATTCCGCTGGTACTGACAGATACTGCAGGAATAAGAAAAACAGAAGATATAGTAGAAAATATCGGGGTGGAGAAATCAAAGAAATTTATTGAAAATGCAGATCTTGTACTGCTTGTGCTTGATGCTTCAAGGGAGCTTGAAAGCGAGGACAGGGAAGTAATCCAGGAAATACAGAACAATAATAAGAAAACGATAGTACTTTTAAATAAGATAGACCTTGAAAGAAAAATAGAGCTTGATGAATTCGGACTTGAAAATATTCTGGAAATATCTGCAAAGGACAATATAGGAATAGAAGACATGGAGGAAAGAATATACTCGTATATAGTTGAGGAAAAGGTAGAGGATTCATCTGAAAAGCTTATAATAACAAATATACGGCATAAGACTGCACTGGAAAAGACAAAGGATGCAATAAGAAATATTTTTGAAACAATAGATGCTGGAATGCCTATGGATCTCATTTCAGTAGATCTGAAGGAAGCACTTGACTCACTTTCGGAAATAACAGGAGAAATTTCATCTGAAGATATTCTGGATCATGTTTTTGGAAACTTCTGTGTTGGAAAATAAAAAAACAAACATTTATAAAAATAAAAATACTAATAATACAAATGCTAAACTAAAATATATATTGTAAAATAAAAGGATAAATTGAGAAAAACGAAATAAGAAATAAACGGAGGAAAAAATGTCTAATAATTATGGAGCCGAGGATATAAGGGTACTGGAAGGACTGGAAGCTGTAAGGGTAAGACCGGGAATGTACATAGGATCAACTTCTTCAAAAGGACTTCATCACCTTGTATGGGAGGTAGTGGATAACAGTGTCGATGAGGCTCTGGCTGGAATATGCGACAACATATCTGTAAAAATATTACCTGATAATGTTATAGAAGTTATGGATAATGGAAGAGGAATACCTATAGGAATGCATGAAACAGGAAAATCAACGCTTGAAGTTGTAATGACTGTACTTCACGCAGGAGGAAAATTTGACAATGACAACTATAAAGTATCAGGAGGACTTCACGGAGTAGGAATTTCAGTCGTAAATGCCCTCTCTGAATGGGTGGAGGCTACAGTTACAAGAGATGGAAAGACAGTAAGACAGACGTTTAAAAGAGGGATACCTGTAAGTGATCCTGTCCAGATAGCTGAAGCTCCGGAAGATAAGCATGGAACAGTTATAAGATTTAGGGCTGATGATGAAATATTTGAAACGACAGTTTATGATTATTCTGTCCTTGAATCCAGACTGAAAGAGCTTGCCTATCTAAATAAAGGGCTTAAAATAACACTTTCTGACGAAAGAAACAGTGAAAATATAAAATCTGAGGAATTTCTGTTTGAGGGAGGTATAAAAGACTTCCTGAATGAAATAACAGATGAGGAAAAAATTTCAGATGAAATAATATATATGAGCGATACATATAAAATTCAGGAAGAAGAAGACATTGAAACAACTGATTCTGAGGGAAATACTGTAAAAAAACATAAATCTGCTAAATTTGTAGAAGTGGAAATTGCGATGGCATATACAGTATCCCAGAAGGAAAATGTATATTCCTTTGTAAATAACATAAATACATATGAAGGCGGAACTCATGTAAGTGGATTCAGGACAGCACTTACAAGGACTATAAATGACATTGCGAAGCAGATGAATATTATAAAGGAAAAAGATGGATCTTTTCAGGGTTCTGATGTAAGGGAAGGGCTTTTCTGCGTAATAAGTGTAAAAATACCTGAACCTCAGTTTGAAGGACAGACAAAGACTAAGCTTGGGAACAGTGAAGTGACTGGAATAGTTTCAAATATTGTGGGAAATAACCTTAAAGTCTATCTTGAAGACCATCCGAAGGAAGCAGAAAAAATAATTGAAAAAATGTCAATGTCAAAAAAGGCAAGGGAAGCGGCAAAAAAAGCCAGGGAACTTGTACTCAGAAAAAACAGCCTTGAAGTGGGATCGTTACCTGGAAAGCTTGCCGACTGTTCTTCAAAGGATCCTTCCGAGTCGGAAATATTCATAGTTGAAGGGAACTCTGCGGGAGGTTCTGCAAAGCAGGGAAGAGACAGAAGATTTCAGGCGATACTGCCTCTGAGGGGAAAAATACTGAATGTAGAAAAATCAGGAATAAACAGGGCACTGGAAAATGCAGAAATAAGAGCGATGATAACAGCATTCGGGGCAGGATTCGGAGAAGAAATGGATATTTCCAAACTGAGATATCATAAAATAGTAATAATGACGGATGCCGATGTGGATGGAGCACACATAAGAACCCTTATGCTGACATTCTTTTACAGACATCTGAGAGAGCTTATAAATGAAGGATATATATACATAGCGCAGCCGCCTTTATATAAAATTCAGTCAGGAAAGGCAATAAAATATGCATATTCTGATGATCAGCTTAAGCAGGTTACAAAATCACTTGAAAATGAAAATAGAAAATATACAATTCAGAGATATAAAGGGCTTGGAGAAATGAATCCTGAACAGCTGTGGGAAACAACACTTGATCCTGAGGTAAGAACGCTTCTGAAAGTTTCAATGGAAGATGCTTCGTATGCCGACAAGATGTTTAACATACTTATGGGGGACAAGGTGGAACCTAGGAGACAGTTTATTGAGGAAAATGCAAATTATGTAAGAAATCTGGATATATAATAATTAATAAATTTATAAAAAATTATATATGTTTAAGTCTTATTATTCTTTAATTTTATAAAAAATATAGAATTTAAAGTTTAAATAATGAATGCAGATTCAGGAAATTTTTTCAGAATAAGGAGATTGGAATGGGAATTAGTATAAGAAGAGCAATAATAAGTGATATTCCAGGATTAAATGAACTTCTGCACCAAGTACACAAAGTACATGCTGATAAGAGACCTGATTTATTTAAGGAAGGAAAAAAGAAGTATAATGAGGAAGAACTGAAAAAAATTATAAATAATTACAGAGAGCCAGTTTTTGTAGCAGTGGATGAAAAAAAGAATCTACTAGGACATGTATTTTGTATATTTAAGGAAAATAAGAAGGAAAGCCTGGCAGATATAGTTACGCTTTTTGTTGATGATCTGTGTGTAAGTGAAAAAGCAAGAGGAAAAGGAATTGGTGCAAAGCTTTACGAATATGTTGTGAACTTTGCCTTAAAAAATGGATGCTATAATGTGACACTTGATGTATGGTCATGTAATGAACAGGCTATAAAATTTTATGAAAAATGCGGAATGAAAGTTCAGAAAGTTATAATGGAAAAAATACTGAATTAGAGATTGATAAATTGAAAAATAAAACGAAAGGAGAAGTATAACCTGAAAAGAAATAATTACGGAAGAAAATCCATAATTATTTGAAGTTATACTGAAATGATATAATGTCGGATAATTTTTTTGATGATGACGAAAGAGAAGATGAAATAGAAGATGTCATTGAAGAAACAGATGAAAATGATGACAGGGAAATTGTTGTAGAAGGAATGACAAAGGCTACGGATCTTTCCAATGAAAGTAATGTATACATAGAAGATGAGATAAAATCAGCATATCTGGACTATTCAATGAGCGTTATTGTGAGCAGGGCACTGCCTGATGTACGTGATGGACTGAAACCTGTGCACAGAAGAATTCTGTTTGCAATGAATGATATGGGGATGACTCACAAGGCTCCATTTAAAAAGTCTGCCAGAATCGTCGGAGACGTTCTTGGTAAGTATCACCCTCATGGAGACAGTGCCGTATATGGTGCAATGGTAAGAATGGCACAGGATTTTAACATGAGATATGAGCTTGTTGACGGACATGGAAACTTCGGTTCAGTTGATGGTGATGAAGCCGCAGCAATGAGATATACTGAGGCGAGAATGGCAAAAATAACGGAAGAGCTGCTTGCCGATATAAATAAGGATACAATTGACTACAGAAAGAACTTTGATGAAAGTCTGGATGAGCCTACGGTTCTTCCTGCCAAACTTCCTAACCTGCTTTTAAACGGAGCAACAGGAATCGCAGTAGGAATGGCTACCAATATACCGCCGCACAACCTGAATGAAGTATGTGACGGAATAATTGCCATGGTTGATAATCCTGAAATAACAATTGATGAACTGATGACTCATATAAAAGGTCCGGATTTTCCTACAGGAGCAATAATAAATGGAAGACAGGGAATAATAGATGCCTACAAAACTGGAAGAGGAAAAATAAAAGTTGCGGCTAAAATTGATGTTGAAACATCAAAAACCGGAAAAGAGTCGATTATTGTTTCAGAACTTCCTTATCAGGTAAACAAGGCAAGACTTATAGAAAAGATTGCCGATCTTGTAAGACAGAAAAAACTTACAGGAATTTCTGACCTTAGGGATGAATCAGACAGGGAAGGAATAAGGGTAGTTATAGAGCTTAAAAGAGGCGAAGAAAGTGAACTTATACTGAACAGCCTTTATAAGTATACTGATTTACAGAATACATTTGGTGTAATAATGCTTGCACTTGTGGATAATACACCGAGAATATTAAATTTAAAACAAATACTTGAAAATTATTTAAAACATAGATATACTGTAATTACAAGAAGGGTCCAGTTTGAGCTGAACAAGGCTGAAGCAAGGGCGCATATATTGGAAGGATTTAGAATAGCTCTTGACAATATAGATGAAGTAATTAGAATAATAAGAGCTTCAAGGGATGCAAATATTGCAAGGGAACAGCTGATGGCAAACTTTGATTTTACGGAAATTCAGGCAAGGGCAATACTGGATATGAGACTGCAGAGACTGACAGGACTGGAAAGAGATAAGATAGATCAGGAATATAATGAGCTTATGCTTTTAATAACAGACCTGAAGGCAATATTGGCAGACGACACAAGAAAATATCAGATAATAAAGGAAGAGACAATGAAACTTAAGGAAGATTTCGGTGATAAGAGAAGAACTGAAATAAGAAAACAGAGAGTTGAAATTGGGATTGAAGATCTGATAAAAGATGAAGATGTCGTAGTGACATTGACAGAAAAAGGATATGTAAAAAGAATGGCAATAGACACTTATCACTCACAAAGAAGAGGCGGAGTAGGTGTAAATGCTACAAATACTGTAGAAGATGATATTATAAAAGATATGTATATTGCTAAAAATCTTGATACACTGCTCATATTTACAACAAAAGGAAAAGTATTCAGTATGAAAGTGTATGAGATACCTGAATCTGGTAAGCAGGCAAGAGGTAAGCTTATAAGCAATCTGATTAAACTTTCAAGTGATGAAAAGGTAAGTACGGTAATAAAAGTACGTGAATTTGAGGAAAATAAGAAACTGTTCTTCATTACAAGAGAAGGAAAAGTTAAGAAAACAGATCTTACACTGTTTGCAAATATAAATAAAGCAGGAATAAGAGCGCTTACATTAAATGACGAAGATGAACTGACTTATATCGGACTTACAAACGGAAATCATAAAAATGAAATATTTATAGCTACAAGAAACGGTGTTGCAATAAGATTCTCTGAAGAGGACGTAAGAAGTATGGGAAGAACTGCTGCCGGAGTAAAAGGAATAGATCTTAGAAAAGATGACATTGTTGTTGCAGCTGCAATTATTGATCCTACAGTAGGAGAAGAGGAATTTAATAAACTGAGTGTTCTTACAGTAACAGAAGAAGGATATGGAAAAAGAACTAAACTTGATGAATATAGAGTTCAGTCAAGAGGAGGAAAAGGAATAATCAACTTGAAAATGAATGAAAAAACTGGAAAAATAGTAGGAGTAAAAATAGTAGATAATGAAACAGAAGTAATGCTTATTACATCAGAAGGAACTCTTATAAGAACACGGGTTGATTCCATATCAGTAATAGGAAGATCAACTTCAGGAGTAAGAATTATGAAGGTAAGAAATAATGAAAAAGTTGCTTCAACTGTAAAAATAACTTCTGAAAAGGAACTGGAAGAAAATTAACATAAAGAAATTACTTTAAATAAACGTTAAATAAAAAAATTATATAAATCTTTTAAGTAGCAGAATCCAGATAAATAATATTAAGAAAAAAAGATATTACGAAAAGAACAGAAGGAGTGATTCAAATGTTATTGAAAAGGGCGTTATTTTTAGTATCTGCAGAAAATGAAGTTGAACCTTTGGTGGAATTTGCCAAAGTATTTAAGAAAAGATACAATGTAAAAGTGGATGCGGTTTATGTGAAGGATATTCTTAAATACGATGTTTTTCCTGTGACTGTCGAAGGAATAGGAATAAATCTGGGAACAAATTTTGCATATAAGGAATTCAGAAACATTGAAAATAAGACTTTTGAAAAGATAAAAGGCCGTCTGGAAGAAGAATTTTCAAAAGTCTACACGAAAGAAGGGGAGTCGGCTGAAGTTGCCTTGGAAGAACTGAAAAAATATGATTTAATGGTTACAGTAAAAAATGAAAAAATAAGTCCATATATGAAGGAACTTCTGAGAAGTATCTATAAGCCTCTTATTGTATTGCCAAACAGGAAAAATTTTAAAATTGAAAATCTTCTTCTTCTTGATGATGGAGCCTACAATGCAAATAAAACATTGTTTACATTTTTCTACATGTTTGACGAACAAAAAGTAAATGTGTTAAGGGTAAATGTTGAGGCAGATGAATCAAATGAAAAATTAAGTGAAAGATTTGGAGATAACTATAATCTGATTCTAAAAGAGGGAGATACCTTCAAAACAATAATGGAAGAGTCAAAAAATTATGATTTTGTGTTAATGGGAGATTTGAGATATACAGTAATGGTAGAAAGAATTACAGGAAAACTTGGAATAAGACTGCTGGAAAATCTCGATGTACCAATATTCATAGTATAAAAATTATGATAAGTTTAAAATAGGAAAACAAAATGTTTATCCAATACAGGGAGGAAAAATAAATGAAAGTTCTGATATGTTCAGACAGTCATACAAGACTTGATTATTTTCAGAAGGTAATGAATCTAGAAGAGCCTGAAATAGTAATCTTTGCCGGAGATCACAGTACAGATGCCATAGATATGGCGCTGGTTTACAGTGAGATTCCTTTTAAGATAGTAAAGGGGAATACCGATTATTATGATCATGATACAAAAGATACTGAAATTTTTGAACTGAATGGGAAAAAAATATTTCTGACACATGGACATCTTTACGGAGTAAAAAGTACAATGAAGGAAATAGAAGCAAGGGCAGAAGAAGTAGAAGCGGATATCTGTATTTTTGGACATACTCATAGGGAATATATGAATGAAAAAAATGATATCATATATTTGAATCCGGGAGCGCTACAGGATAAGAAGTATGTGATTTATAACGGAAAAAAATTTGAGCAGAAAATATTGAAATAAAACACGATATTATTTTGCTTAATAAAGAAATAATTTGAAATAAAAAAAGAACTATATCAAACACATGAAATTAAAGTCAAAGGTAATTTATTTTTTCTGTTTGAATAGTTCTTTTTTTAATATAACTTATAAAAAATATGTTTTATAAAATTTTATCTTTTTGAAACGGAATTATCTGATCCTGAAGTTGAAACAGATGGCTTTCCAGATTTTGTAGGACTTGTTTTGTAGTAAATCTTATTATCAGAGCCTGTTATTGTAATTTTAGCGACGGAATCAACATATATCTTATTGTTAGAACCTGAGACTATAATCATTGATGCATTCCCTTTGATAGTTATCTTGTTATCAGATCCTGCTACAAGAACATTTTCTCCATTTACTGTAATAGTTTTAGTCTGTGAAGAACCGCTTATTGTAACGCCTTTTTCATTTTTATCTTCTGAATTGACATTGCTTCCATCTACACTTATATTTCCATCATTTGAAACATTCACGGAAGGTGCTCCAGGCACATTTATTTTTATCTGATTGCCTACATTTACAGTACCTGCATTTAAAGTGGCTGTAATTGCAAGTGACAGCACTGATAATCTAATAAATTTTTCCATACAAAGACCTCCTAAATTTATTTTTATGTGTATTATACCATTATAATCTTAAATAAAGATAAGAATATTCATATTTTTATGAAATATTCAACAGTAAAAAACTTAGTACAAGAAAATAAAAAGCAGATGAAAATAGAAATATTCTTTCTATCAGACCAAAAATTTTTTTAACAGGAGGAATAATCATTCCTGCCACAACACCTGCTATTGAGATATTAATAATTATGCTGAGTGTAGAAAGCACTGTTATGAGAAAACTGTCCGGAAGTACTGCAGAAAAGGCAGAAGTAAGGTTTACTGCAAGTTTTACAATGGCTGTAAACTGTAAAATAGCAAATAAATAATGCAGTAGTCCTATTTTAGTCCTTTTTTCACCTTCAATGTCTGTTGGAAAGATTAAAACACCGATAACAGTTATGGCTCTTATCATTAAATAAATTATGGCTTCGTGTTTAAAGTGAAAGTCACTTTTCATAAGCAGGAATGCAGCTATTAATGATATGGAACCAGTTACAGAAAGTATTCCTGAAATAATTTGAAATTTTTTAGAATTTCCCACACCATAATCACTGACAGCATGGAATATGGGATTATAATTTTTAAATTTTATATGTAAATAGGTCATTATTACAAAATATCCGATTATACATAAAATATTAACATATAGAAATAAGTTTTTTAAGTCCATTTTTTTCTCCTGTTCTATTCACTGAAAAGAGGTTCATTAAAAATAATTTTACATTCAGAATGTCTATAGTCAGCATTTACACCATAAGGAAGAATGCAACGTGGATAAGCATGTCCAAAGTTTACATTGTAAACTATTGGAATATCGGGATTATCTACAACTTTACATAAAATTTTTTTATATTCTTCGTAGTAGGCTTCATCCTGAGGTTTTCCAGCGATAATACCGCTTAATGAATCAAAAACGACTTTTTCTTTAATTACATTAAGCATCTTTTCATATTCTTCAGGGGAAGATTTTCCTTCAGAAGTTTCAATAAACAGTATTTTATCCCTCCATTCCTCAGATGATGGGAAAATATTATACTTTTCACATATTTCCTTCTGTTCCTTAAATCTGTGTCCTGATATTACGTTATAAAGTGATTCAACGCATCCTCCAAGCAGTTTCCCACTAAAATTTTCATTTCCCTGAAGCAGTTCAAAACCTTTAGTTTCCTTATGGGATATTCTGGGTATACCTATAGATTTTTCTGAAAAGTCAGTTCTTTCTTCGTACCATATGTCGCTTGAAGTTATTTCATTTAAAGTGCTTCCTGTATAAATATTCCAGTATTTTTCCGTATAGGGAAGTATTTCATTCTCAGTTTCTGCAATGTCAGTCAGAAACGAAGGACCGTAAAAAGTCTGAAGACCTAGCCGATGAAACATCATATGATGTACGGAAGTATCAGAAAATCCGGTAAATAGCTTAGGATTTTCCAGTACTATTTTTTTAAATTCCTCATCTTCCATGAGATAAGGAAAAATTTTAAATCCGTCAATTCCACCTAGGGCACATAATATTCCGTTAATGTCAGGATTTTTAAAAGCTTCTTTTAAATCCTGTGCCCTTTTTTCAGGATGCTCTTCCGTATATTTTATACCCTTTAGTGAATTAGGCATAAAAATTACATTTAATCCCATTTTTTTAAGTCTTTCAGTTCCAATTTTTAATTTGTGTTTACAAACATCTTCCCCCAATACCCCTCTTGAAAGACTGACTACAGCTATTGTGTCTCCTTTTTTCAGTTTTTTTGGTTTAACCATAGTTTTCACCTCTCTATATTATAATTATAAATTTTTAATATATCTATTTTTTATTCAGCATAGGTATTACATCTGTTAAACCATCCCTGAAGCCATTTTCTTTCCTTTTTTGAAGGATCTGAGTTATTTACTCTTCGTTGTAGCACAAATTTTGCAGAATTTGAAAATTCAGTCAGTGCAGATTTTCCTGTTTCAGTACCTTTCATATTTTCCAGTACCTGTAGCAATCCCCATCCTTGTCCGTTATATCTTTCTTTTGGATTAGTTCCTTCACCTTTAAAGTTGACATAGTCAATCAGTGGATAAAGACCGTTTGGCGAACTGGCCACCCTGTAAAACTGTTTTCTTACATTTTCCCTGTCATTGGAAACTGCCAGCATTTTTTCAAGGGAGGATTCAAGTCTTTTAAAAATAAACATAATCTGTAAGTCTTTGTTTTCATATAAGAAATTTGTAAGCTCTTCAATATCGGTATCAGGAATTTTTTTAGTTTTTAAATTAATCAATTCCTGTCTGTCTTTCCATGGAGAATATTTATTTTCAGCCATTATTTTTGGTAATTTGACATTTTTAGATTTTAAAAATTCTACCAGCTGAGGAAAGCTTTCTTCAAATATTCCAGGTTCTCCCTGCTTATACCAGATAAAATGACCTATTCCGAGTGAAGGAAAATTTTCTCCCTCATTCCAGTAAACCAGATTTTCCTTTTTGCCTGCTGCTTCGTTTTTGAAGATTTTTTCGCCTATTGCATTTAATTCAGATCTGCTTATATTTGCAAAGATATCTTTTTTTTCTGTAGATACAGATGTTTGTACAGGTTTTGACTTTTTCTTTGAAGCTGATAAATTTGCTGATAAACTGTTTAAGGAACATGAAACTAATAAAGCTGTTAACAATATTTTTGATTTTTTCATTTTGAATACCTCCTGAGTTTTTATTTATTTAATTTTACCACAATAAAAATAGAAAATTCTATGTGTACAAAAATACAAAGTAGAAAATATTATTTAGGAAACATACTTATTTATATAGCCTGTTCAATATAAATAAAGGAATTAGTAAAAAATAAAATAGTTGATTTTTAATTAAGTTTGTGTTATAATAACTCTAGAAAAATGCGTAGGCAAAGGACAAAAAAAGAGAGTGGTTGTAGCACTCTCTTTTCTTTTTACAGATATTTGTCTATTAGAATTTTTAGTAACTCCAATAGCAAAAGTAAAAAGATTTTCATTAGAATCTTTTGTGTAAGCAAAGGACTCACCTCCTTCCATTAGAGGATAAAATATTATAACATAAAATTCTTTTTAAATAAATATAAATTTAATATAAATATAATTTTTTGGCATAATGGAATTAAAAAAAATAGTAAAATATAACAGAACAATACTGAATACAAAGGAGAAAAGTGTCTTAAAATGAAAATTAAAAGAAAAATAGAAGAAAAATTCAAAGAAGAGAAGATATTATATGATTTTTTAAGTAGGGATACGGTGTCTCTTGCTAAAGAACTGCTGGGAAAACTTATTAAAGTGAAATATGGAGAGAGTATACTTTCAGGATATATTGTGGAAACGGAAGCATATCTTGGAAAAGAGGATATGGCATGCCATGGCTACAATGGAAATAGGACTCCAAAAGTGGAGGCACTTTATCAGGAAAAAGGAACAGTTTATATTTATACCATGCACACACATAAAATGCTGAATATTGTTTCAATGGAGGAAGGTAACCCGCATGCAGTGCTTATAAGAGGAATAGAGCCTGCCAAAGGCATGGAAATAATGGAAAAAAATCGTGGCAAGGAAGGAATTCTCGTTGGAAATGGTCCGGGAAAACTGACAAAGGCAATGGGAATAAATGACAAATTTAATATGACAAAAATAGAGAAAATAAATGACAAAATGGGAGAAATCTGTAAAAATATTTTATATATTGATTTTGAAGGAAGCCGTGTTCCGAAAAAAATAGCTTCTTCTGCCAGAATAGGAATTCCGGACAAAGGAATATGGACAGGTAAGAAATTACGATTTTATGTCAGCGGGAATAAATATGTTTCCGGAATGAAAAAAGGGGATTTTAATGAAAACTGCTGGACAAAATAGGCAAATAAGATTTGATTGTAAAAGTTCCTATTTGCCCTTTTATTTTTGAGATAACTTAAAAATAAAGTTAATATTGCCTTTTAAAGTTTCTAATTTATAAAATTACTTAATAACTCTTATTTTTTCTTCAAAAACTTCTCCAACAGAAAAAGTATGTATTTTGTCATCAATAAGTATTTCGAGTTCTCCATTGTAATTTATATTTTTAACGATTCCTGAAAAATAAGCCCTGTTTATTTTAAGATGAACTTTTTTATCCTTTAAATAGCTTATCTGATTAATTTCAAGAAGGATTTCGTCCCATTTTCCGTTCAGAAATTTTTCAAACAGAATTTTAAACTCTTTAATTACTGAAGTGATTATTTCTTTAATATCATAATGTTTACCTGTTACTTCAGAAATGGAACAGGCTGTTTCAGAAAGCTCCTCAGGCAATGAATTATTTATATTTATTCCTATCCCGACAAAAAAGTTGTTTTCAACTTTTTCTACTAGAATACCCGTTATTTTTTTTCCGTAAAGAAAGACATCATTAGTCCATTTAAACATATAGTCAAGATTTTCTATTTTCTTAAGTCCTTTTATGACAGAAAAGCCTGCAAGTAAAGGTAATTTTAAATATTTAGAATCGTTAATGCTGCTATTTTCATCCTTTTTCACAAGAAACGTAAACAGAGCCATTCCTTTTTGTGAAACCCATGTATTTCCCCGTCTTGCCTTACCGAGAGTCTGATTTTCAGCTGTAACTACATCATATTCTTCAAATTTTGAAACATTATTTTTCATAAATTCATTAGTTGAATCAAGAGTTTCATAACTGTATATTTTCATTTTTCTCAGCTCCTGTTCTTTTTTATAATTATATCACAAAAAATATGGTAAAATAT
Coding sequences:
- a CDS encoding biotin--[acetyl-CoA-carboxylase] ligase, with translation MKIYSYETLDSTNEFMKNNVSKFEEYDVVTAENQTLGKARRGNTWVSQKGMALFTFLVKKDENSSINDSKYLKLPLLAGFSVIKGLKKIENLDYMFKWTNDVFLYGKKITGILVEKVENNFFVGIGININNSLPEELSETACSISEVTGKHYDIKEIITSVIKEFKILFEKFLNGKWDEILLEINQISYLKDKKVHLKINRAYFSGIVKNINYNGELEILIDDKIHTFSVGEVFEEKIRVIK